CACTACTGCCGATGGATCGCCGCTAACCGACAATGAATTCCAGCGACTGCTGCGAGAAACACGCGCTGGTTGCGACGCGTCGTTGGGGAAACTGCTGGAGCCGCATCGTGAGCTTTTAACTCATGTTGCCCGGGCAAAGCTTGATTCGAAGATGCGAAAGAAGATGTCGGGCTCCGATTTGGTTCAAGACGCCTTCGCGGTGGCGACACGCGATTTTGGAGACTTTCGGGGCCAACGCCCTGAACTCCTCAACGCCTGGCTGTTAACGATTTTGAATCACCAGCTGATCGAAGGTTTTCGTCGGTTCAAGGTTT
Above is a genomic segment from Rosistilla ulvae containing:
- a CDS encoding sigma-70 family RNA polymerase sigma factor produces the protein MSTTADGSPLTDNEFQRLLRETRAGCDASLGKLLEPHRELLTHVARAKLDSKMRKKMSGSDLVQDAFAVATRDFGDFRGQRPELLNAWLLTILNHQLIEGFRRFKVSEKRRLQRELPDGENCLSQTADDGDSPSAVLSAKEDVAQLLGAIGQLPEELRQIVQMRYLDNRTFDQIATELNLPTSTCRRRWFEAIQTIGHQIDGAV